In the genome of Gordonia rubripertincta, one region contains:
- a CDS encoding GNAT family N-acetyltransferase — MNIDTARARLRPVTAMDIDDLVHLDSDPEVMRFVSGGTPTPRTVIEDWVVPRAESERRMYGTGTWVLCDPATGAFLGWASLRTPRHSRRPELELSYRIRRTVWGRGLATEAAFALMAFAFDHLDTERVFASTVAGNLPSRRVMEKLGMMLSGIHVADETVGTHMPPHPLHLGPDRYEVEYQILKTEWQRRSLRWSSASDLTA; from the coding sequence GTGAACATCGACACGGCACGGGCACGTCTGCGCCCGGTGACTGCGATGGACATCGACGACCTCGTCCACCTCGACAGCGACCCGGAGGTCATGCGATTCGTCAGCGGCGGCACACCGACCCCGCGGACGGTCATCGAGGACTGGGTGGTCCCGCGGGCCGAATCCGAGCGTCGGATGTACGGGACCGGCACCTGGGTGCTCTGCGATCCCGCCACCGGAGCGTTCCTCGGCTGGGCGTCGTTGCGGACTCCCCGTCACAGCCGACGCCCCGAACTCGAACTCAGCTACCGCATCCGCCGGACCGTCTGGGGCCGCGGGCTGGCCACCGAAGCAGCCTTCGCCCTCATGGCCTTCGCCTTCGACCATCTGGACACCGAACGCGTCTTCGCCAGCACCGTCGCGGGCAACCTGCCGTCGCGGCGTGTCATGGAGAAACTCGGCATGATGCTGTCGGGAATCCACGTGGCCGACGAAACCGTTGGAACGCACATGCCGCCACACCCACTCCATCTCGGTCCCGATCGGTATGAGGTGGAGTACCAGATCCTCAAGACCGAATGGCAGCGACGATCTCTGCGCTGGTCATCGGCGAGCGATCTGACCGCCTGA
- a CDS encoding acyl-CoA thioesterase, with protein sequence MASEPSAPDYVLEIPVHLRWGDMDINNHINNVQISRLFEEARVRSFHEWISDGPRNFYFLVARQDIEFAAPVHYSTHPVIVRSCIGRVGRSSFTMALRLFDKEGVLCATAETTLVVVDPATGRPTPIPDQLREVLLNSLGEPVKFHSARADTAG encoded by the coding sequence GTGGCTTCTGAACCCTCTGCACCGGACTATGTCCTCGAGATCCCCGTCCATCTCCGATGGGGCGACATGGACATCAACAATCACATCAACAACGTGCAGATCTCCCGCCTCTTCGAGGAGGCGCGGGTCCGTTCCTTCCACGAGTGGATCTCCGACGGGCCGCGGAACTTCTACTTCCTCGTGGCGCGCCAGGACATCGAGTTCGCCGCGCCCGTCCATTACTCGACCCACCCGGTGATCGTGCGTTCGTGCATCGGGCGGGTCGGTCGTTCGTCGTTCACGATGGCGCTGCGCCTGTTCGACAAGGAGGGTGTCCTCTGCGCGACGGCGGAGACGACGCTGGTGGTCGTCGACCCTGCGACCGGCCGGCCGACACCGATACCGGATCAGCTGCGGGAGGTCCTCCTGAACAGCCTGGGCGAACCGGTGAAGTTCCATTCGGCACGCGCCGACACCGCGGGCTGA
- the recC gene encoding exodeoxyribonuclease V subunit gamma — protein MLILHRAERTDTLADALAEVLATPLDDPMRTEIISVPAAGVERWLAQHLARRLGSGSALSDGIAANIDFTGPGRLSDAISAAVLAGDRFTGDTPLTTGNPWRAPELTWPVLRVLDERIDDPELTVIARHIGAGDDASPRIGRRYATARHLAELFERYGRSRPTMIAGWAAGDDLDGAGGPLRDDLAWQAGFWRAVRAEIGQPHPAEVLGEVCDRLRSDPGVADLPDRLSVFGPTRITESFRNIISAVSVHHDVHLFVPHASPRLWDELRAASGGEPAGGAPGVSVPPRRRRRPVPELRNSLLAGLSRDLQELQLRLDDIVDRDVHHPPRTPLPDTLLGALQAGIRDDAGTADDTGAAPSVELTDDGSVEVHACHGPERQIEVLRDRLLHLFADNPALEPRDVLIMCPDVETFAPLIRGAFGQAGLPHPAFDLRVRLADRGVRHVNPVIDTVVGVVELAAGRVTAGDVLDLLGTEPVRTRFAMTDDDLELVREWLGHSNVRWGLGTAERARFGLERFRQGTFDAGLDRIALGVVAEETDDEWLGTALPLAGVESTGIDLVGRLDEFLDRLGRVLAELTATAPAHRWAQTLVEAVGSLTATAPADDWQRAQAIRMLEDAFGSTEEVLRLADIRDLLSALIAGRPTRSNFRTGELTVCTMVPMRSVPHRVIVLLGIDAEVFPRVQRIDGDDVLGVDPLVGERNPRDEDRQCFLDAIDAAQDNLLVFYSGADPVSGRHIPPAVVVSELIDTLDGLTGPGLPTIVRRHSLHGFDARNFVGGGVPGITGPFSHDASLLAGAEALRGPADPVVPAARRTLPAPEPTPELADIDLASLIDFHIDPITAFVRQRLGARIPDDETPHDDQLDVELDPLDKWGIGDRFLTRMLSGVPIGDCEAAELRRGTLPPFAFGTRELQAISRAVTRLHGVVAPLRPGSPETLDILVTLPDGRRVHGTVSDVFTADDGQARLVRATYSRLKAKQQLSAWITLLAVAAAATQGNAGAARVGSAVSVGRAARGGGTTTLTLRRPEDPVPLLDQVVKLRDEGLRRPLPLPLEPAFAFVDNDGPGRRSHWALNSARRVFDDTYGPRHDRYLKLAFGGDVLADVEFDVLLDETAPADRVVGGVELALSEDEPLFIGLARAIWVPVGQHREGT, from the coding sequence GTGCTCATCCTTCATCGCGCCGAGCGCACCGACACCCTCGCCGACGCGTTGGCCGAGGTGCTGGCCACGCCGCTCGACGATCCGATGCGTACCGAGATCATCTCGGTACCGGCGGCCGGTGTCGAACGCTGGCTCGCCCAGCACCTCGCCCGCCGGCTCGGTTCCGGATCCGCGCTGTCCGACGGCATCGCGGCGAACATCGACTTCACCGGTCCGGGGCGACTGTCGGATGCGATCTCGGCGGCGGTCCTCGCCGGGGACCGCTTCACGGGCGACACCCCGCTGACGACCGGAAATCCCTGGCGCGCTCCCGAGTTGACCTGGCCGGTGCTCCGGGTCCTCGATGAACGGATCGACGACCCCGAACTGACGGTCATCGCCCGTCACATCGGTGCGGGCGACGACGCGTCACCCCGGATCGGCCGCCGCTATGCCACCGCGCGACATCTCGCCGAGCTCTTCGAGCGATACGGACGATCCCGTCCGACGATGATCGCCGGCTGGGCGGCGGGCGACGATCTCGACGGCGCGGGTGGCCCGCTGCGGGACGACCTGGCGTGGCAGGCCGGGTTCTGGCGTGCGGTACGGGCGGAGATCGGGCAACCCCATCCGGCGGAGGTACTCGGCGAGGTGTGCGACCGGCTGCGGTCCGACCCCGGGGTCGCCGACCTTCCCGACCGGCTGTCGGTGTTCGGACCGACCCGGATCACCGAGTCGTTCCGCAACATCATCTCCGCGGTGAGCGTGCACCACGACGTCCATCTGTTCGTCCCGCACGCGAGCCCCCGTCTGTGGGACGAACTCCGAGCCGCCTCCGGGGGTGAGCCCGCCGGGGGAGCGCCCGGTGTGAGCGTCCCGCCGCGTCGACGGAGGCGTCCGGTCCCCGAACTCCGGAACTCGTTGCTGGCCGGGCTGTCCCGCGACCTCCAGGAGCTCCAGCTCCGACTGGACGACATCGTCGACCGTGACGTCCACCATCCGCCGCGTACACCGCTGCCGGACACGCTTCTCGGTGCTCTCCAGGCGGGTATCCGCGACGACGCGGGGACCGCCGACGACACGGGCGCGGCACCTTCGGTCGAACTCACCGACGACGGGTCCGTCGAGGTCCACGCGTGCCACGGTCCCGAACGCCAGATCGAGGTGCTCCGCGACCGGTTGCTGCACCTCTTCGCCGACAACCCGGCGCTCGAACCCCGCGATGTCCTGATCATGTGCCCCGACGTCGAGACCTTCGCGCCGCTCATCCGGGGTGCCTTCGGGCAGGCCGGACTGCCACACCCCGCCTTCGACCTGCGTGTACGCCTCGCCGACCGAGGGGTGCGTCACGTCAACCCGGTCATCGACACCGTCGTCGGCGTGGTCGAACTCGCGGCCGGTCGGGTGACGGCGGGCGACGTGCTCGACCTGCTCGGGACCGAACCCGTCCGGACACGATTCGCGATGACCGACGACGACCTGGAGCTGGTCCGGGAATGGCTGGGCCACAGCAATGTCCGCTGGGGACTCGGCACGGCCGAACGCGCCCGGTTCGGTCTCGAACGTTTTCGCCAGGGCACCTTCGACGCCGGTCTCGACCGCATCGCGCTCGGCGTGGTCGCCGAGGAGACCGACGACGAATGGCTCGGCACCGCACTGCCTCTCGCAGGTGTGGAAAGTACTGGTATCGACCTGGTCGGCCGACTCGACGAGTTCCTCGATCGCCTCGGACGCGTGCTCGCCGAGCTGACCGCCACCGCGCCGGCTCATCGGTGGGCGCAGACCCTCGTCGAGGCGGTCGGCTCGCTCACCGCGACCGCGCCCGCCGACGACTGGCAACGCGCACAGGCGATCAGGATGCTCGAGGACGCCTTCGGCAGCACCGAGGAGGTGCTCCGTCTCGCCGACATCCGCGACCTGCTGTCCGCCCTGATCGCGGGTCGCCCGACCCGGTCCAACTTCCGGACCGGTGAGCTCACCGTGTGCACCATGGTCCCGATGCGGTCGGTGCCCCACCGCGTCATCGTCTTGCTCGGCATCGACGCCGAGGTGTTCCCGCGTGTGCAGCGCATCGACGGGGACGATGTGCTCGGTGTCGATCCGCTGGTGGGAGAACGCAACCCGCGGGACGAGGACCGGCAGTGCTTCCTCGACGCGATCGATGCGGCGCAGGACAACCTGCTCGTCTTCTACAGCGGTGCCGACCCCGTGTCGGGCCGGCACATCCCACCCGCTGTGGTGGTCAGCGAACTGATCGACACCCTCGACGGTCTCACCGGACCCGGCCTGCCCACGATCGTGCGGCGACATTCCCTGCACGGCTTCGACGCGCGCAACTTCGTCGGCGGCGGCGTCCCCGGGATCACCGGACCCTTCAGCCACGACGCATCGCTGCTCGCCGGGGCCGAGGCACTCCGTGGCCCGGCCGATCCGGTCGTCCCCGCCGCCCGGCGCACCCTTCCCGCACCCGAACCGACGCCCGAGCTCGCCGACATCGACCTCGCGTCGCTCATCGACTTCCACATCGACCCGATCACCGCCTTCGTGCGTCAACGCCTGGGCGCCCGGATCCCCGACGACGAGACGCCGCACGACGACCAGCTCGACGTCGAGCTGGACCCGCTCGACAAGTGGGGGATCGGCGACCGTTTCCTCACCCGAATGCTGTCGGGTGTTCCGATCGGCGACTGCGAGGCCGCCGAACTCCGACGTGGTACGTTGCCTCCCTTCGCTTTCGGCACCCGTGAACTCCAGGCCATCTCGCGTGCGGTGACCCGTTTGCACGGCGTCGTCGCGCCCCTGCGCCCGGGATCCCCGGAGACCCTCGACATCCTCGTCACCCTGCCGGACGGGCGACGCGTCCACGGTACGGTCAGTGACGTCTTCACCGCCGACGACGGGCAGGCCCGTCTCGTCCGCGCCACGTACTCGCGCCTCAAGGCCAAACAGCAACTGAGCGCCTGGATCACGCTGCTGGCCGTCGCGGCGGCCGCGACCCAGGGCAATGCCGGCGCGGCCCGGGTCGGCTCCGCGGTGTCGGTGGGTCGAGCCGCCCGAGGGGGCGGCACCACCACTCTCACGCTCCGACGCCCTGAGGACCCGGTGCCGCTGCTCGATCAGGTGGTGAAGCTACGAGACGAGGGCCTGCGTCGCCCGCTGCCGCTGCCCTTGGAACCGGCGTTCGCCTTCGTCGACAACGACGGGCCCGGTCGTCGGAGCCACTGGGCACTGAACAGCGCGCGCAGGGTCTTCGACGACACCTACGGCCCGCGCCACGACCGGTACCTGAAGCTGGCCTTCGGCGGCGATGTCCTGGCCGACGTCGAGTTCGACGTCCTGCTGGACGAAACGGCACCGGCCGACCGCGTTGTCGGCGGCGTGGAACTCGCTCTGTCAGAAGACGAACCGCTGTTCATCGGCCTGGCCCGTGCGATCTGGGTTCCCGTCGGACAGCACCGGGAGGGCACATGA
- a CDS encoding UvrD-helicase domain-containing protein, which translates to MRRPEPFDITAELPQHTTVLEASAGTGKTYAIVGLAARYLADGVPISEMLLVTFSRAATAELRERMRARVRELLDALAEPAEVLSGPAQADDDALLRQLASGTPEEVRTRRRNLARALSDFDASTIATTHTFCNRMLEALGFLGERELVYSIVEEVDELTEEVALDLYLRGFWASDSPEFSFAEAREIARDAVRQASVQLAPDESALADGPAADHVAARRVSFAKAVRQHVETRKRDARVRTYDDLQAILHRIVGDEVVGDRACQRIRDTFSVVLVDEFQDTDPLQWDILRRCFHGHRRMILVGDPKQSIYGFRGAEVLSYLAAVSSADTLKALDVNRRSDGALVHALEHLYGEATLGHPDIVARPVQAAFAGSRLEGRPPLRLRAFLRQDFTSLNSFNLPGVKEVRSRIAADVADDIANVLAQGDRIDLNGVSRPVDPGDIAILVRLNSTIEPLQRELAERGINSVIGSGVNVFSTSAAQHWLWVLRAVEQPSRSDRVRMAALTTLFGWSTERVATAAEPEIAELGAELSMLARVFAQGGFAAMAQRLFDAHEVAARVLTVENGERTLTDLIQVSALCNKHVVETGGGLSALVEWLTERITDTSSRQRYEDQSRRLDRDTQAVQIMTVHASKGLQFPIVYVPYGWDGTWINDRGNITYHDETGTRRLDVGGQQAPDRAARRRRYADEVAGEDLRLLYVALTRAQSQVVAWWAPSRNTTTGPLHRLIFGRENAVRSSTGDPEWTVAGEVPIPEADVDCVGVLRTLAERDPAISVEPAGRLGTDTVAPAPGDGDDPAALGIAHFDRRIDQDWRRTSYSALTADVAHGAHGSPGGPSASVVETGSEPDDEVTDILDDEPIALPGDVAGDAGTDSIATRPGTPSLMNGLPFGAAFGTLVHEVLEYVDTSAPDIDTHVRELCSRALGALAGDIDPDRLVAALIGVLTTPLGFGDLWSIDPRDRLAELDFELPLGPADEAASGGGTTLGRLADLMEQHLPESDPLRAYADHLRAVPGRRLRGFLTGSIDSVLRIPDGRYVIVDYKTNRIRPGDLVVEDFDVDAMAGEMIAAHYPLQAMLYSVALHRYLRWRIRDYDPARHLGPVQYHFVRGMAGPDTPPGCGVFEWTLPPGLVVDLSDALAGADSSAGTGGRSR; encoded by the coding sequence ATGAGACGCCCGGAGCCCTTCGACATCACCGCCGAACTGCCCCAGCACACCACCGTTCTGGAGGCGAGCGCCGGAACGGGCAAGACCTACGCGATCGTCGGGCTCGCGGCACGATATCTGGCCGACGGCGTACCGATCTCGGAGATGCTGCTCGTCACCTTCAGCCGGGCGGCGACCGCCGAACTGCGGGAACGGATGCGCGCCCGTGTGCGTGAGCTGCTCGACGCGCTCGCCGAACCCGCGGAGGTCCTGTCCGGACCGGCGCAGGCCGACGACGACGCACTGTTGCGGCAACTGGCGAGCGGCACACCGGAGGAGGTCCGCACGCGCCGCCGCAACCTCGCCCGCGCACTGAGCGACTTCGACGCCTCGACGATCGCCACCACCCACACCTTCTGCAACCGGATGCTGGAGGCACTGGGCTTCCTCGGCGAACGAGAGCTCGTCTACTCGATTGTCGAAGAGGTCGACGAACTCACCGAGGAGGTCGCGCTCGACCTGTATCTCCGCGGCTTCTGGGCCAGCGACTCACCGGAGTTCAGCTTCGCCGAGGCGCGGGAGATCGCCCGCGACGCAGTCCGCCAGGCGTCGGTGCAACTCGCCCCGGACGAGAGCGCACTCGCCGACGGGCCGGCCGCGGACCACGTCGCCGCCCGCCGGGTGAGCTTCGCCAAGGCGGTGCGGCAGCATGTCGAGACCCGCAAGCGGGACGCCCGTGTGCGCACCTACGACGACCTCCAGGCGATCCTGCACCGGATTGTCGGCGACGAGGTGGTCGGTGACCGTGCGTGCCAACGGATTCGCGACACCTTCTCGGTGGTGCTCGTCGACGAGTTCCAGGACACCGATCCGCTGCAGTGGGACATATTGCGCCGCTGCTTCCACGGCCATCGCCGGATGATCCTCGTCGGCGACCCGAAGCAGTCGATCTACGGGTTCCGCGGGGCCGAGGTCCTGAGCTACCTCGCCGCGGTGTCGTCCGCAGACACCCTGAAAGCGCTTGATGTGAACCGTCGGTCCGACGGCGCGCTCGTGCATGCCCTGGAGCACCTGTACGGCGAAGCGACACTGGGACATCCGGACATCGTCGCGCGTCCAGTCCAGGCCGCTTTCGCCGGCAGTCGGCTCGAAGGCCGCCCACCGTTGCGGTTACGGGCGTTCCTCCGCCAGGATTTCACGTCCCTCAACTCGTTCAACCTCCCCGGCGTCAAAGAGGTGCGGTCACGCATCGCCGCCGACGTCGCCGACGACATCGCCAACGTCCTGGCCCAGGGCGACCGGATCGACCTGAACGGTGTCTCTCGCCCCGTCGATCCCGGCGACATCGCGATCCTCGTGCGGCTCAACAGCACCATCGAACCGCTGCAGCGGGAGCTCGCCGAGCGCGGCATCAACTCGGTGATCGGGTCGGGTGTCAACGTCTTCTCGACATCGGCTGCCCAGCACTGGTTGTGGGTCCTGCGTGCTGTCGAACAGCCATCCCGTTCGGACCGGGTGCGGATGGCCGCCCTGACCACGCTCTTCGGGTGGTCCACCGAACGGGTCGCGACCGCCGCCGAGCCGGAGATCGCCGAGCTCGGTGCCGAACTGTCCATGCTCGCCCGGGTTTTCGCGCAGGGCGGATTCGCGGCGATGGCCCAGCGCCTGTTCGACGCACACGAGGTCGCGGCACGGGTTCTCACCGTCGAGAACGGCGAACGCACCCTCACCGACCTCATCCAGGTGTCGGCGCTGTGCAACAAACACGTCGTCGAAACCGGCGGGGGACTGAGCGCCCTCGTCGAGTGGCTGACCGAACGGATCACCGACACCTCGTCGCGGCAGCGTTACGAGGACCAGAGCCGACGCCTCGACCGCGACACCCAGGCCGTGCAGATCATGACCGTGCACGCGAGCAAGGGACTGCAGTTCCCGATCGTCTATGTGCCCTACGGATGGGACGGCACCTGGATCAACGACCGTGGCAACATCACCTACCACGACGAAACGGGTACTCGCCGGCTCGACGTGGGCGGGCAGCAGGCACCGGACCGCGCCGCACGACGCCGTCGCTACGCAGACGAGGTCGCGGGCGAGGATCTGCGTCTGCTCTACGTCGCCCTCACCCGCGCCCAGTCACAGGTCGTGGCCTGGTGGGCGCCGTCGCGAAACACCACGACCGGGCCGCTGCACCGGTTGATCTTCGGTCGCGAGAACGCCGTTCGATCCTCGACCGGGGACCCGGAATGGACGGTCGCCGGGGAGGTACCGATCCCCGAGGCCGATGTCGACTGCGTGGGCGTCCTGCGCACCCTCGCCGAGCGGGACCCGGCGATCTCCGTCGAGCCGGCGGGCCGACTCGGCACGGACACCGTGGCGCCGGCCCCAGGCGACGGAGACGATCCCGCCGCCCTGGGCATCGCGCACTTCGACCGTCGGATCGACCAGGACTGGCGTCGCACGTCGTATTCGGCTCTCACCGCGGACGTGGCCCACGGAGCGCACGGCTCACCCGGTGGGCCGTCGGCCTCGGTCGTCGAGACCGGCAGCGAACCCGACGACGAGGTGACCGACATCCTCGACGACGAACCCATCGCACTTCCCGGTGACGTCGCGGGGGATGCCGGAACCGACTCGATCGCAACGCGTCCCGGGACGCCGTCGCTGATGAACGGTCTGCCGTTCGGTGCCGCCTTCGGAACCCTCGTCCACGAGGTACTCGAATACGTCGACACCTCGGCGCCGGACATCGACACCCATGTGCGTGAACTCTGTTCGCGAGCACTCGGCGCTCTCGCCGGCGACATCGACCCCGACCGGCTCGTCGCCGCCCTGATCGGCGTGCTCACCACGCCACTCGGATTCGGCGACCTCTGGAGCATCGACCCCCGTGATCGCCTGGCCGAACTCGACTTCGAACTGCCTCTCGGCCCCGCGGACGAGGCGGCATCCGGCGGCGGCACGACCCTGGGGCGTCTCGCCGACCTGATGGAACAACATCTGCCGGAGTCGGACCCGCTGCGCGCCTACGCCGACCACCTGCGCGCGGTGCCGGGACGGCGCCTCCGCGGATTCCTCACCGGCAGTATCGACTCGGTGCTGCGGATCCCCGACGGCCGCTACGTGATCGTCGACTACAAGACCAACCGCATCCGCCCGGGGGACCTCGTGGTGGAGGACTTCGATGTCGACGCCATGGCCGGCGAGATGATCGCCGCCCACTACCCGCTCCAGGCCATGCTGTACTCGGTTGCGCTGCACCGGTACCTGCGCTGGCGGATTCGGGACTACGACCCGGCCCGGCATCTCGGTCCGGTGCAGTATCACTTCGTGCGCGGCATGGCCGGACCCGACACCCCGCCCGGCTGCGGTGTCTTCGAATGGACCCTGCCCCCAGGGCTCGTCGTCGACCTGTCCGACGCGCTGGCCGGTGCGGATTCGAGTGCCGGTACGGGAGGGAGGAGCCGATGA